In a single window of the Nodularia spumigena CCY9414 genome:
- a CDS encoding RNA-guided endonuclease InsQ/TnpB family protein yields the protein MLLSIKTKLKLTKAQEIIMSKHAGIARFTYNWGLATWRQLYKDGFKPNKYILKKFFNNHVKTEFDWIKEKGICQKITQYAFDDLGDAFSRFFSAKSDYPNFKKKGRNDSFTIDAGGKPIPVGGKSIKLPTIGWIKTYEGLPHTTCKSITISRTADSWFIAFAYEQEHEPTLKKYEVVGVDIGVKELATLSTGVVFPNPKHYKTNLRKLKRLSRKLARKIKGSNNRYKAKITLARHHAKIANLRKNTLHQITTYLCKNHAKIVVENLNVSGMLSNHKLAQVIADCGFYEFKRQLEYKAKKFGCEIIIADRWFPSTKTCSNCGHIQDMPLSERVYNCQNCGHSMDRDLNAAIVLSRLAKP from the coding sequence ATGCTTTTGTCCATCAAAACAAAGTTGAAATTAACCAAGGCTCAAGAGATAATCATGAGTAAACACGCAGGAATAGCGAGGTTTACTTATAACTGGGGTCTTGCTACTTGGAGACAACTTTACAAAGATGGATTTAAGCCCAATAAATATATACTAAAAAAGTTCTTTAATAACCATGTAAAAACAGAATTTGATTGGATTAAAGAAAAAGGTATTTGTCAGAAAATAACTCAATATGCTTTTGATGATTTAGGGGATGCTTTCTCTAGATTCTTCAGTGCTAAGAGTGATTACCCTAACTTTAAGAAGAAAGGACGCAATGATTCTTTCACTATTGATGCAGGTGGAAAGCCTATACCTGTAGGTGGCAAGTCGATAAAATTGCCTACAATTGGATGGATAAAGACCTACGAAGGTTTACCGCATACCACTTGTAAATCAATCACTATATCTCGTACTGCTGACAGTTGGTTTATCGCCTTTGCTTATGAACAAGAGCATGAACCAACCCTTAAAAAGTATGAAGTTGTAGGTGTGGATATTGGGGTAAAAGAATTAGCTACTCTTTCTACAGGTGTAGTATTTCCTAACCCCAAACACTACAAAACTAACCTGAGAAAACTTAAAAGACTTTCTAGGAAACTCGCCAGAAAGATCAAGGGTTCCAACAATAGGTATAAAGCTAAAATTACATTAGCTAGACACCATGCCAAGATAGCTAACTTGAGAAAGAATACCCTTCACCAAATCACTACTTACTTATGCAAAAACCACGCAAAGATAGTCGTAGAGAATTTGAATGTTTCAGGGATGCTATCTAATCATAAATTAGCTCAAGTAATTGCTGATTGCGGATTTTATGAATTCAAGCGTCAGCTAGAATACAAAGCTAAGAAGTTTGGTTGTGAAATAATCATTGCTGACCGTTGGTTTCCATCGACCAAAACCTGTTCCAATTGTGGACATATTCAAGATATGCCACTTTCAGAAAGAGTTTACAATTGCCAAAATTGTGGGCATTCAATGGACAGAGATTTAAACGCAGCAATAGTTTTATCGAGGTTGGCTAAACCTTGA
- a CDS encoding response regulator, with translation MADDDDDDQILVREALLESQLPINLYIVSNGEELLDYLYNRGLYTDKSKAPRPGLILLDLNMPKKNGLEVLQDIKTDPTLRNIPVIVLSTSEDKKDIYRAYNLGANSFITKPVTFAALVEIMKSIGKYWFGIVQLPLESVAEINEQRPHKSSVS, from the coding sequence ATGGCGGATGATGATGATGATGACCAGATATTAGTTCGTGAAGCATTGCTAGAAAGTCAATTGCCAATCAATTTGTATATTGTCAGCAATGGTGAAGAGTTGCTGGATTATCTGTATAATCGTGGTCTATATACTGACAAAAGTAAAGCTCCACGTCCAGGGTTAATTTTATTAGATTTAAATATGCCTAAAAAAAATGGGCTGGAAGTGCTGCAAGATATTAAAACAGATCCTACACTGCGGAATATTCCCGTGATTGTGCTGTCAACCTCAGAGGATAAAAAAGACATATACCGTGCCTATAATTTAGGTGCAAATTCCTTCATCACTAAGCCCGTAACATTTGCCGCCTTAGTTGAAATCATGAAAAGTATAGGAAAATACTGGTTTGGAATAGTCCAACTACCACTAGAAAGCGTGGCAGAAATCAATGAACAACGACCCCATAAGAGTTCTGTTAGTTGA
- a CDS encoding hybrid sensor histidine kinase/response regulator yields MNNDPIRVLLVDDDEDDYILTRDWFGEFQVAGCELSWIDNYQAAKDAIAAQNHDIYLVDYRLGIHSGLELLREAVANGCSSPIILLTGQGDREIDLEAMKAGAADYLEKSQLTAPLLERSIRYAMERKQTEQKIRQQAALLDIATDAIFVHDIDDPVLFWNKAAEDLYGWKKAEVIGKKTHELWHENNQPLLQEAFQHLMQHGSWEGELHQRTKSGKEIIVESRWTLVQNFGNRPQSILVVNTDITQKKQLESQFLRAQRLESIGTLASGIAHDLNNVLAPIMMTAQLLESQMHDERSRRLLPILISNAKRGASLVNQVLSFTRGLEGERTLLQLKHLIIEIQQIIKETFPKSIEVTSQIPPHLWTVSGDATQLHQVLMNLCVNARDAMPKGGNLKILAENLLVDENYARMNIDTQIGSYVVITVMDTGMGISPEILDRIFEPFFTTKETGKGTGLGLSTVMGIINSHGGFVKVQSQPGKGSQFQVYLPAQDITATIEEVEQSLPQGNGELILVIDDEAAILDITKTTLENHNYQAITASDGIKAIALYVEHQAQISLVLTDMVMPYMDGLKTIKTLRKINPNVKIIAVSGLATTDKVKAAQDVGIKAFLAKPYTANHLLQTITAVKSSQKI; encoded by the coding sequence ATGAACAACGACCCCATAAGAGTTCTGTTAGTTGATGATGATGAAGATGATTATATCTTGACTCGTGATTGGTTTGGCGAATTTCAAGTAGCTGGCTGCGAGTTGTCATGGATAGATAATTATCAAGCAGCAAAGGATGCGATCGCTGCTCAAAATCATGATATTTATCTGGTAGACTATCGTTTAGGAATTCATAGCGGACTAGAACTATTACGTGAAGCAGTAGCCAATGGTTGCTCGTCTCCCATAATTTTACTCACTGGTCAGGGAGACAGAGAAATAGACCTAGAAGCCATGAAAGCCGGTGCAGCAGATTATTTGGAAAAAAGCCAGTTAACTGCACCCTTGCTAGAGCGTTCTATCCGTTACGCAATGGAACGCAAACAAACAGAACAGAAAATTCGCCAACAAGCCGCTTTACTCGACATTGCCACCGATGCCATTTTTGTCCATGATATAGACGACCCTGTTTTATTTTGGAACAAAGCTGCCGAGGATTTATACGGTTGGAAAAAAGCAGAAGTAATTGGTAAAAAAACACACGAGCTTTGGCATGAAAACAATCAACCGCTATTACAAGAAGCATTTCAGCATCTGATGCAACATGGTTCCTGGGAGGGAGAGTTACATCAAAGAACCAAATCAGGCAAAGAAATTATTGTTGAAAGCCGTTGGACATTAGTGCAGAACTTCGGTAATAGACCACAATCTATCCTAGTTGTCAATACTGATATCACCCAAAAAAAACAACTAGAATCTCAATTTCTCAGAGCGCAAAGATTAGAAAGCATTGGCACATTAGCAAGCGGTATCGCCCATGATCTTAACAATGTTCTAGCTCCAATTATGATGACAGCACAACTGTTAGAGTCACAAATGCATGATGAGCGCTCTCGGCGGTTGTTGCCCATTTTGATTTCCAATGCTAAACGTGGAGCCAGTTTAGTTAACCAAGTATTGTCATTTACCCGTGGTCTTGAGGGAGAGCGTACCCTTTTGCAATTAAAGCATTTAATTATAGAAATTCAGCAAATTATTAAAGAAACTTTTCCCAAGTCAATAGAAGTTACTAGCCAAATTCCCCCCCATCTTTGGACTGTATCTGGTGATGCTACACAACTACATCAAGTGCTAATGAATTTGTGTGTTAATGCGCGTGATGCCATGCCCAAAGGCGGGAATTTAAAAATCTTGGCGGAAAATCTTTTAGTAGATGAGAATTACGCCAGAATGAACATTGATACTCAAATTGGTTCTTATGTCGTCATTACTGTTATGGATACGGGAATGGGTATTTCCCCAGAAATATTAGATCGAATATTTGAGCCATTTTTTACAACCAAAGAAACTGGTAAAGGCACTGGGCTGGGTCTTTCTACAGTTATGGGAATTATTAACAGCCACGGTGGTTTTGTCAAGGTACAGAGCCAACCAGGAAAAGGCAGTCAATTTCAGGTTTATTTGCCGGCACAAGATATTACAGCAACCATAGAAGAAGTAGAACAAAGTTTGCCCCAAGGTAATGGAGAATTGATTTTAGTTATAGATGATGAAGCCGCTATTTTGGATATTACGAAAACAACTCTAGAAAACCATAATTACCAAGCAATTACAGCCAGTGATGGTATTAAAGCCATAGCTTTGTATGTAGAACATCAAGCTCAAATATCTCTTGTTTTAACCGATATGGTCATGCCTTATATGGATGGGTTGAAAACTATTAAGACCTTGCGAAAAATTAACCCAAATGTGAAAATAATAGCCGTCAGTGGACTAGCCACAACTGATAAAGTAAAAGCGGCTCAGGATGTTGGCATTAAAGCCTTTTTAGCCAAACCTTACACAGCTAATCACTTATTGCAAACCATTACCGCCGTCAAAAGCAGCCAAAAAATTTAA
- a CDS encoding RNA-guided endonuclease InsQ/TnpB family protein, protein MIVYEFKVKGKDKQYQAIDEAIRTSQFIQNKCLRHWIDNKDKKVDKYALNKYCAVLAAEFSFADELNSMARQSAAERSWSAIARFYDNCKKKVLGKKGFPKFKKNCRSVEYKSTGWKLSDTRKVITFSDKKGIGTLKLKGTYDLNHYDIKQIKRVRLVRRADGYYAQFAVDVDVRVEKQPTNQVVGIDLGLKYFIADNKGNVEPSPQFYRKSEKQLNRANRKKSKKFSAAKKKAKQWQSNNYHKARNRYARKHLRVSRQRKEYCKRLAYSVIQSNDLVAYEDLNVKGLVRNRHLAKSISDAGWYTLRQWLEYFGHKYGKVTVAVPPHNTSQNCSHCGQKVKKSLSTRTHICPHCGYVEDRDINAAINILRIGLSTVGHTGTYATGDLPSWAVGANLLSKGESMNVESPHL, encoded by the coding sequence ATGATTGTTTACGAGTTCAAAGTCAAGGGAAAGGACAAGCAGTATCAGGCGATAGACGAAGCAATTCGTACTAGCCAATTCATCCAGAACAAGTGTTTACGCCACTGGATAGACAACAAAGACAAAAAAGTTGACAAGTACGCATTAAATAAATATTGTGCGGTACTCGCCGCTGAATTTTCCTTTGCTGATGAACTTAACTCAATGGCTAGACAGTCTGCGGCTGAACGTTCCTGGAGTGCAATAGCTCGGTTTTACGATAACTGCAAGAAAAAGGTTTTGGGTAAAAAGGGTTTCCCGAAGTTTAAGAAAAATTGTCGTTCAGTTGAATATAAATCAACTGGATGGAAGCTTTCTGATACTCGCAAAGTCATCACCTTCTCTGACAAAAAAGGTATTGGAACCCTAAAATTAAAGGGAACCTATGACCTTAATCACTATGATATCAAGCAAATTAAGCGTGTCCGTTTGGTACGCCGTGCTGATGGATACTATGCTCAATTTGCGGTTGATGTTGATGTGAGAGTAGAGAAACAACCCACAAACCAAGTTGTTGGTATTGATTTGGGATTGAAATACTTCATTGCTGATAACAAAGGGAATGTAGAACCTTCACCCCAGTTCTACCGTAAGTCAGAAAAACAGTTAAACCGTGCTAACCGCAAGAAATCTAAGAAGTTTAGTGCAGCTAAGAAAAAAGCCAAGCAATGGCAATCAAACAATTACCACAAAGCTAGAAATAGATATGCCCGTAAACATTTAAGGGTAAGTAGGCAACGAAAAGAGTATTGCAAGAGATTGGCATACTCCGTCATCCAATCTAATGATTTGGTAGCCTATGAAGATTTAAATGTGAAAGGGCTAGTCAGAAATCGACATCTAGCTAAATCAATTAGTGATGCTGGTTGGTATACTTTGCGCCAATGGTTAGAATATTTTGGTCATAAGTATGGGAAAGTAACAGTTGCTGTACCACCCCACAATACAAGCCAAAATTGTTCTCACTGTGGTCAGAAAGTAAAGAAATCTCTGTCTACCAGGACTCATATTTGTCCGCACTGTGGATACGTGGAAGACAGAGACATCAACGCCGCAATCAATATTTTGAGGATAGGACTCAGTACGGTAGGGCATACCGGAACTTACGCTACAGGAGATTTGCCCTCTTGGGCGGTTGGTGCAAACCTGCTGTCTAAAGGCGAGTCTATGAATGTAGAATCTCCGCACCTTTAG
- the cysW gene encoding sulfate ABC transporter permease subunit CysW, which produces MTVESKSTQSLGGGAKSEKGREWGKIALIAAVVSYLGLVLVLPTLYVFIGAFSRGIVPFFATLIDPDFTQALRLTALAVGVAVPLNVIFGLCAAWVIARRRFRGRTLLLSIIDLPFSISPIVAGLMLVSLYGRNGLLDPVLQSLDIKVIFSFPAIALATMMGGMPFVAREVIPILEEVGTQEEEAAKTLGAGEWQIFWRVTLPSIRWGLFYGIILTTARAMGEYGAIAVVSSNLIGRTQTLTLYVEGAYRNYDSQSAFAASVVLAGLAGATLVIKELFERRIRMKDEQVLS; this is translated from the coding sequence ATGACGGTTGAATCTAAATCTACCCAGTCTCTCGGCGGTGGAGCAAAGTCCGAAAAGGGTAGAGAATGGGGCAAAATTGCTTTGATTGCGGCGGTAGTCAGCTATTTAGGGCTGGTCTTGGTTCTTCCCACCCTTTATGTATTTATTGGAGCCTTTAGCCGGGGTATAGTCCCGTTTTTCGCTACTCTCATCGACCCCGATTTTACTCAGGCTTTGCGCCTCACGGCTCTGGCTGTAGGAGTAGCTGTGCCGCTAAACGTAATTTTTGGACTATGTGCAGCTTGGGTAATTGCCCGCCGTCGGTTTCGGGGGCGCACTCTGTTACTCAGTATTATTGACTTGCCTTTTTCAATTTCGCCCATTGTGGCGGGTTTAATGCTGGTTTCCCTCTATGGACGCAATGGGCTACTTGACCCTGTACTACAGTCCCTGGACATCAAAGTTATCTTTTCGTTCCCTGCTATTGCTCTGGCGACGATGATGGGGGGAATGCCTTTTGTGGCTCGTGAAGTTATCCCAATATTGGAAGAAGTGGGTACTCAAGAAGAAGAAGCTGCTAAAACTTTGGGGGCTGGAGAATGGCAGATTTTTTGGCGCGTCACATTACCTTCTATTCGCTGGGGACTTTTCTATGGCATTATTCTCACTACTGCTCGTGCTATGGGAGAGTATGGTGCTATTGCTGTGGTTTCGAGTAATTTAATTGGCCGTACTCAGACTCTGACTCTATATGTGGAAGGGGCTTATCGTAATTATGATTCCCAAAGTGCCTTTGCCGCTTCGGTGGTGTTAGCTGGGTTGGCTGGGGCGACTCTGGTGATTAAGGAGCTGTTTGAGCGTCGCATTCGGATGAAAGATGAGCAAGTCCTAAGTTGA